Proteins co-encoded in one Arachis hypogaea cultivar Tifrunner chromosome 11, arahy.Tifrunner.gnm2.J5K5, whole genome shotgun sequence genomic window:
- the LOC112720533 gene encoding probable LRR receptor-like serine/threonine-protein kinase At4g37250, with protein sequence MALCPHGNKYPQHLTVHSLSVLTWRRNVAKSSSSSSSSLCKKTMSNHRHKTLPLSLTSRWLKNVLAFLLLVTVNQCYALTRDGVLLLSFKYAVLNDPLSVLATWNYSDATPCSWNGVTCSTVSGNGFQNRVTALSLPNSQLVGSISSDLGSIEHLQILDLSNNSLNGSIPASLFQASELRSLNLSNNLINGVLPGSVVQLRNLRFLNLSDNYLAGKIPDNLSNMQNLTVCSLKSNYFTGFLPSGLSSVQFLDISSNLLNGTLPPGFGGDQVHYLNISYNRFTGSIPVQFAEKIPRNATVDLSFNNLTGEIPDSPVLLSQKTTSFSGNPDLCGEPTKNPCPIPSSPSSEPRASSPTSPPAIAAIPKTFGDSHPLAPAGDGSSSSNEKQSGGLRRGTIIGIAVGDVVGIGILAMIFIYVYRLKKKREVESAIKDEASFARSETSSSSESRGFTRWSCLRKRVEEEKESDSTCSSDSDVEAARDGYNYNQHQNGRQENSKQHEGSGQQNKTGTLVTVDGDKELEVETLLKASAYILGATGSSIMYKAVLQDGTSLAVRRIGENGVERFKDFENQVRVIAKLVHPNLVRIRGFYWGHEEKLIIYDFVPNGSLANVRYRKVGSSPSHLPWELRLKIAKGVARGLAYLHEKKHVHANLKPSNILLGSDMEPKIGDFGLERIVTGDTSYKAGGSARIFGSKRSTASRDSFQDITLGPSPSPSPSSISGVSPYHAPESLRNLKPNPKWDVYSFGVMFLELLSGKIVVLDDMGQGTGLLAEDKNRALRMADAAIRPEMEGKEEALLASFKLGYSCVSSVPQKRPPMKEVLQVLEKIPSSSTSSSSFFYSH encoded by the exons ATGGCCCTCTGTCCCCATGGCAATAAATACCCGCAACATCTTACCGTCCATTCTCTCTCCGTTCTCACTTGGAGAAGAAATGTggcaaaatcatcatcatcatcttcctctTCACTCTGTAAAAAAACCATGAGCAACCATCGCcacaaaactcttcctctttctctcacTTCACGGTGGTTGAAAAACGTCCTTGCATTCCTTCTCCTCGTTACCGTTAACCAATGTTATGCCCTCACTAGAGACGGCGTCCTCTTACTCTCTTTCAAGTACGCCGTTCTAAACGACCCTCTCTCCGTTCTTGCCACCTGGAACTACAGCGACGCCACTCCATGTTCTTGGAACGGCGTTACGTGCTCCACCGTTTCCGGTAACGGTTTCCAGAACAGAGTAACGGCTTTGTCACTTCCCAATTCTCAGCTTGTGGGTTCAATCTCTTCCGATCTAGGCTCCATAGAGCACCTTCAAATTCTTGACCTCTCCAACAACTCACTCAATGGCTCCATCCCCGCTTCGCTATTCCAAGCCTCCGAGCTTCGGTCGCTGAACCTCTCTAATAACCTCATTAACGGTGTGCTTCCAGGTTCGGTGGTGCAGCTTCGGAATCTCCGGTTTCTCAACCTATCAGACAATTACTTGGCGGGAAAAATCCCTGATAATTTGTCAAACATGCAGAACCTAACCGTGTGTTCTTTGAAAAGCAATTACTTCACTGGCTTTCTCCCCAGCGGGTTAAGTTCCGTGCAGTTTCTGGATATTTCGAGTAACCTGCTGAACGGGACTCTGCCACCAGGATTTGGTGGTGACCAAGTTCATTACTTGAACATCTCATACAACAGGTTTACCGGAAGTATACCGGTTCAGTTTGCGGAGAAAATCCCGCGAAACGCAACTGTTGACTTGTCGTTTAACAATCTCACTGGCGAGATTCCGGACTCACCTGTTCTTTTGAGTcagaaaacgacgtcgttttcagGGAACCCTGATCTGTGTGGGGAACCTACGAAAAATCCGTGTCCAATTCCTTCTTCACCGTCGTCGGAGCCGAGAGCTTCCTCTCCTACTTCTCCGCCGGCGATAGCTGCGATTCCGAAGACGTTCGGTGATTCTCATCCGCTGGCGCCAGCCGGCGACGGTTCAAGTTCAAGTAACGAGAAACAGAGCGGTGGTCTAAGGAGAGGAACGATTATAGGAATCGCGGTGGGTGACGTCGTCGGCATTGGCATCTTAGCTATGATTTTCATCTACGTTTatcggttgaagaagaagagagaagtggaGAGTGCGATCAAGGACGAAGCTTCTTTTGCGAGGAGCGAAACGTCGTCGTCTTCGGAGTCGAGAGGGTTCACAAGGTGGTCCTGCTTACGGAAGAGAGTAGAGGAGGAAAAAGAATCAGATAGCACGTGCTCTTCAGACAGCGACGTGGAAGCAGCACGTGACGGATACAACTACAACCAACACCAGAATGGTCGTCAGGAGAATTCGAAGCAGCACGAAGGGTCAGGGCAGCAGAACAAGACGGGGACTTTGGTGACTGTTGATGGCGATAAGGAGCTTGAAGTTGAGACGCTTCTCAAGGCTTCAGCGTACATATTGGGCGCCACTGGTTCAAGCATAATGTACAAGGCGGTGCTTCAAGATGGAACTTCCTTGGCGGTTCGTAGAATCGGTGAGAATGGCGttgagaggttcaaggactttgAGAACCAGGTTCGGGTCATAGCTAAATTGGTTCACCCAAATTTGGTTCGTATTCGTGGGTTCTATTGGGGACACGAGGAGAAGCTCATCATTTATGACTTCGTTCCAAATGGTAGCCTCGCTAATGTTCGTTACA GGAAAGTGGGCTCCTCTCCAAGCCATTTACCATGGGAACTTCGTCTCAAGATAGCGAAAGGGGTAGCACGTGGGCTAGCTTACCTCCACGAGAAGAAGCACGTGCATGCGAATCTGAAGCCCAGCAATATTCTATTGGGCAGCGACATGGAGCCCAAGATTGGAGACTTTGGGCTCGAAAGGATTGTGACGGGTGATACTAGCTACAAAGCTGGAGGATCGGCACGTATTTTTGGGAGCAAGAGATCCACGGCATCACGTGACAGCTTTCAAGACATAACACTTGGGCCTAGCCCAAGTCCAAGCCCAAGTTCGATTAGTGGTGTATCTCCTTACCATGCTCCTGAGTCGCTCAGGAACCTTAAGCCTAATCCAAAGTGGGACGTGTACTCTTTTGGGGTCATGTTTCTTGAACTCTTATCAGGGAAGATTGTTGTCTTGGATGATATGGGCCAAGGGACTGGGCTTTTAGCTGAGGACAAGAATCGGGCTTTGCGGATGGCTGATGCGGCTATAAGACCTGAGATGGAGGGTAAGGAAGAGGCTTTGTTGGCTAGCTTCAAGTTGGGTTACAGTTGCGTGTCTAGTGTTCCGCAAAAAAGGCCACCAATGAAAGAGGTGTTACAAGTTCTTGAAAAGATACCATCGTCATcaacttcttcttcctcatttttTTACAGCCACTAA
- the LOC140176057 gene encoding uncharacterized protein: MVKSERLKFFRYKQPQLRIDKYKYLHESLINGNVDAAKFGRRIVLLNTFTGGPRYMMNNCKDAFAICRYAGYPSYFITMTYVCTIEFQKRGLPHAHILLFMSIEFKPQTPDDINKHITVKISDENERPNLHGAVQNYMVHGPCGPYNKNSPCMKNGPCSKFYPKEFRQRTLINEVEFFKYRHTDNSRTVNKRECVLYNKFIVAYNPELLLKFGCHINLEYICQTSSIKYLFKYVHKGNDRITTTLYNTGDPSEATQVVDKIRNYYDCRYI; the protein is encoded by the exons ATGGTGAAATCAGAGAGATTAAAATTCTTTAGGTATAAACAACCACAGTTGAGGATTGATAAATACAAATATCTGCATGAAAGTCTTATAAACGGGAATGTAGATGCTGCAAAGTTTGGCAGAAGAATCGTTCTTCTCAATACTTTTACCGGTGGACCTAGGTACATGATGAATAATTGTAAAGATGCATTTGCAATTTGCAGATATGCAGGATATCCTAGCTATTTTATCACTATGACCT atGTTTGCACTATAGAGTTTCAAAAGAGAGGGCTTCCGCATGCACATATCCTTTTATTCATGAGTATCGAGTTCAAGCCACAAACACCAGATGATATAAACAAACATATAACAGTTAAGATTTCTGATGAAAACGAAAGGCCAAATCTACATGGAGCTGTTCAAAATTACATGGTACATGGTCCATGTGGTCCGTACAACAAGAATTCACCTTGCATGAAGAATGGACCCTGTTCAAAGTTTTATCCCAAAGAGTTTAGACAACGAACACTCATTAATGAAGTCGAATTTTTCAAATATAGGCATACTGATAACAGTCGAACAGTGAATAAAAGGGAATGCGTACTATACAATAAGTTTATTGTTGCTTATAATCCAGAATTGTTGCTCAAGTTTGGGTGTCACATAAATCTGGAATACATATGCCAAACAAGTTCTATTAAGTATCTATTTAAGTATGTACATAAGGGCAATGACCGCATAACAACTACTCTATACAACACTGGTGATCCGTCAGAAGCCACACAAGTTGTTGACAAAATTAGAAATTACTACGATTGTAGGTACATTTAG